Proteins from a genomic interval of Equus quagga isolate Etosha38 chromosome 13, UCLA_HA_Equagga_1.0, whole genome shotgun sequence:
- the ARL2BP gene encoding ADP-ribosylation factor-like protein 2-binding protein, with product MDALEEESFAVSFSSASDAEFDAVVGYLEDIIMDDEFQLLQRNFMDKYYQEFEDTEENKLTYTPIFNEYISLVEKYIEEQLVERIPGFNMAAFTTTLQHHKDEVAGDIFDMLLTFTDFLAFKEMFLDYRAEKEGRGLDLSSGLVVTSLCKSSSVPASQNSLRP from the exons ATGGACGCCCTAGAGGAAGAGAGCTTCGCGGTGTCCTT CTCTTCCGCCTCTGATGCAGAATTTGACGCGGTGGTTGGATATTTAGAGGACATTATCATGG ATGACGAGTTCCAGTTATTACAGAGAAATTTCATGGACAAGTACTACCAGGAGTTTGAAGACACGGAAGAGAATAAACTCACCTACACacctatttttaatgaatat ATTTCTTTGGTAGAAAAGTATATTGAAGAACAGCTGGTGGAGCGGATTCCCGGGTTTAACATGGCGGCTTTCACAACAACTCTACA GCACCATAAAGATGAGGTGGCTGGGGACATATTCGACATGCTGCTCACCTTTACAGATTTCCTggcatttaaagaaatgtttctggACTACAGAGCA GAAAAAGAAGGCCGGGGGCTGGACTTAAGCAGCGGTTTAGTGGTGACTTCACTGTGCAAGTCCTCGTCCGTGCCAGCTTCCCAGAACAGTCTGCGGCCCTAG